A region from the Rheinheimera mangrovi genome encodes:
- a CDS encoding sigma-54 interaction domain-containing protein: MTQPVMFLHLQDPELTSQLLQSETVRRFVICKSQPDECWVEQLLRQPCDLAFIEIDSTEPAQYDLLQQSNLLAGIDFILVSKGLPDLATDQLMRSGAGYHFRHPLDMTSVLDAVQDFYQQLSSVAVKRRVQSSDLDQFGLLVGSSAAMLRLYKTVRKVAVTEANVFIIGESGAGKELVANTLHLASHRADKPFVAINCGALSSELTDSELFGHVKGSFTGALRDHQGVFAQAEQGTLFLDEVTEMPLDQQVKLLRVLESGEYRPVGSNKVCMANVRVIAATNRDPLQAVADGIFREDLYFRLSQFPVKVPPLREREGDIAGLAQHFLAYCNVREQQQKQWSDAALAVIKQHAWPGNVRELKHAVERAFILADKQIEPEHLLIEEATATAAVAEVPSDMPLDELEKAAIFAALERNNGNKTDTAQQLGISVKTLYNKLEKYQQES, encoded by the coding sequence ATGACCCAGCCCGTTATGTTCCTGCATCTGCAGGACCCGGAATTAACCAGCCAGCTTTTGCAGTCAGAGACTGTCCGGCGTTTTGTTATTTGTAAAAGTCAGCCGGATGAATGTTGGGTAGAACAACTGCTCAGGCAGCCTTGTGATTTGGCTTTTATTGAAATTGACAGCACTGAACCTGCGCAGTACGACTTGTTACAGCAAAGCAATCTGCTGGCTGGAATCGACTTTATTCTGGTCAGTAAAGGCTTGCCAGACCTGGCTACGGATCAATTGATGCGTTCTGGTGCTGGCTACCATTTCCGTCATCCGCTGGATATGACGTCTGTGTTGGATGCGGTACAGGATTTTTATCAACAGTTATCTTCAGTGGCGGTAAAACGCAGAGTTCAAAGCAGTGATTTGGATCAGTTTGGTTTATTGGTCGGGTCCTCTGCCGCTATGCTCAGACTGTACAAAACAGTGCGCAAGGTGGCCGTGACTGAAGCCAACGTTTTTATTATTGGTGAAAGTGGCGCTGGTAAAGAGCTGGTGGCGAATACCCTGCATTTAGCCAGTCACAGAGCCGACAAACCTTTTGTGGCCATTAATTGTGGTGCTTTAAGTTCTGAGCTTACCGACAGCGAACTCTTTGGTCATGTCAAAGGCTCCTTTACCGGGGCTTTGCGTGATCATCAGGGCGTGTTCGCTCAGGCTGAACAAGGCACGTTATTTTTGGATGAAGTGACAGAAATGCCGTTGGATCAACAAGTGAAGTTGCTGCGGGTGCTGGAAAGTGGTGAATACAGGCCAGTTGGCAGCAATAAAGTCTGCATGGCCAACGTAAGAGTTATAGCTGCAACCAACAGGGACCCACTTCAAGCTGTGGCTGATGGCATTTTTCGGGAAGATTTGTATTTCAGGTTATCACAGTTTCCAGTCAAAGTGCCGCCACTGCGTGAGCGGGAAGGTGACATTGCTGGCTTAGCGCAACATTTTCTGGCGTATTGTAATGTGCGTGAACAACAACAAAAACAATGGTCTGACGCAGCTTTAGCTGTGATTAAACAGCATGCCTGGCCAGGTAATGTGCGTGAGTTGAAGCATGCGGTAGAGCGGGCCTTTATTTTGGCGGACAAACAGATTGAGCCTGAACATCTGCTGATCGAAGAGGCGACCGCAACTGCTGCGGTTGCTGAGGTTCCGTCAGATATGCCATTGGATGAATTGGAAAAAGCCGCCATTTTTGCAGCGCTGGAACGAAATAATGGGAATAAAACCGATACAGCACAACAGTTGGGGATCAGTGTAAAAACGCTTTACAACAAACTGGAAAAATACCAGCAGGAAAGTTGA
- a CDS encoding DUF1328 family protein, whose protein sequence is MLGWALTFFIVAIVAGILGFGGIAGAAAGIAKIIFMIFVVLLVISLLANALRGKTPKL, encoded by the coding sequence ATGTTAGGCTGGGCTTTAACCTTTTTTATTGTGGCCATAGTGGCAGGTATTCTGGGTTTTGGTGGCATTGCAGGCGCTGCAGCAGGTATAGCAAAAATTATATTTATGATTTTTGTGGTATTGCTGGTTATTTCACTGTTAGCAAATGCACTGCGTGGCAAAACCCCTAAATTGTAA